In the Lactobacillus paragasseri genome, CTACTTATGACATCGATTACCTATAGTCCAGAATTAATTGGTTCCGGGTAGAAACTGTCGACCTTATTACGACGATATATAGATATTTTGATATTTAGAGTGTAGCAGAATCATTTTCCGAACACAAGTGCCTTTTTAGCGATGAATCATTCTGAAACTGCTTTTTTCTTTTTTAGCGACATGACTGCTTCAAAGATTCCATATGCAATTCCAGCTAATGGCCAAATGATCCAGCTCTGGTTCCAGTTATTACTTAAAAAACTATAAGCAAGATAGATAAAAGAAATTATCATCCAGTAAATAGTTGCGTATTTTTCAATCAACTTTTTACCAGCTTTTTTCTCACTTGTGTAGTCATCAAGTTGTAAGATAATATTGAAACTATCATGAATGATATTGGTTTTAACTAAGAAAAAGACGCCAATGCCAACGAGTAAAAGCGTCGCTGAAGAAAAGCCAGTCATTAAGTCATCAAGTCTACTGCTAGCAAGTGCATCTACAAATAAGGCGCCACTCATTAACGGAATAGCAGACAAAATGCAAAAAGTAATGCCAATAATTTTAAAAATCATATGTTGGTTTTCATAGACTTTGTTTTCTTTGATAATTTTTTCTCTTACATTGTTTGAAAGATTACAGTCTTCATATTCGTAATTTTCATGAACTTTAAGCCATCGATTCCCAGCTATGAATAACGCAACTGCTGTGGCGATAAAAGTTAGTAAAACAATTACTCCAATTCCAGTTGCAAAATTGATTGACCAGGTTAAGATGTCTAATCTAGTAAGACTAATTAAAATTAATAAGACAATTGGTGAGAAAATACATAGCATTACGCCACTAGCAATTAATGTAGAACTGCGTCTTCTGGCAGATAAGAAATCTTGGGTAGCAGAATAAGATATGTAATTTTCGTTAGACATGATAATCACCTCTTTAATATATAAATAGAAGTTTGTATAGACTATTTATATTTTATCGATCAAGAAATGAATACGCTATTTTAATGCTTAGGGATAGAAAGATAAAAGAAATGATTGACCAATCGAATTTTTCTTAGTAAAGTTTCTAGTAAATAGGGATGAATTATTTTAGAAGGAGAAAATTGTGGCTAAGACTAATCTAAATGACTTTGACAAGATTATCGTGCTTGATTTTGGTAGTCAATATAACCAACTGATTACCCGTCGAATTCGTGATTTTGGTATTTATTCAGAACTTTTGCCTCATGACTTGAGCATTGAAAAGATTAAGAAAATGGCACCTAAAGGAATTATCTTTTCAGGTGGTCCTAACAGTGTTTATGATGAAGGCGCATTAAAGGTTGATCCTGAAATCTTTAAGCTAGGTATTCCAATTTTAGGTATTTGTTACGGGATGCAGCTGATGAGTTACGACTTAGGTGGCAACGTAGAAAAGGCTGATAATTCAGAATATGGCCGTGCAGATATCGAAGTAACTGATCCAAATGCGGTCTTGTTTGAAGGTTTACCTAAAGAGCAATATGTATGGATGAGTCATGGAGATTTAGTGACTAAGGCACCAGAAGGCTTTAAAGTTACTGCTAAGAGTAAGAACTGCCCAATTTCTGCAATTGCTAATGATGAAAAGAAATTCTATGGAATTCAATTTCATGCGGAAGTTCGTAATTCAGAATATGGGTTAGATATTTTAAAGAACTTTGCATTCAATGTTTGCGATGCAAAAGCTAATTGGACAATGGACGATTTCATTGACATGCAAGTTGATGAAATTCGTGAAAAAGTCGGTGATAAGAAAGTCATCTTGGGCCTTTCAGGTGGTGTTGATTCAAGCGTTACAGCAACACTTTTGCACAAGGCAATTGGTGATCAATTGACTGCGATTTTTGTTGATCATGGGATGCTTCGTAAGGACGAAGGCGACCAAGTAATGCAAGCCTTGAACAAGGATCTTGGTGTAAACATTATTCGTGTTAATGCACAAAAGCGCTTTTTAGGTAAACTTAAGGGCGTAACCGACCCTGAGCAAAAACGTAAGATCATTGGTAAGGAATTTATTGAAGTCTTTAATGAAGAAGCTAAGAAGCTTAAGGATGTTGATTTTTTAGCTCAAGGTACGTTATATACTGATGTGATTGAATCAGGTACTAATACTGCTCAAACAATCAAGTCTCACCACAATGTTGGGGGCTTGCCTAAGGACATGCACTTCGAGTTAATTGAACCACTGCGTAAGCTTTTCAAGGATGAAGTGCGTGAACTTGGTGAAAAATTAGGTATTCCTCATGACTTAGTATGGCGTCAACCATTCCCAGGTCCAGGTCTTGGTATTCGTGTACTTGGCGAAGTTACCGAAGATAAACTTAAGATTGTGCGTGAAAGTGACGCAATTTTACGTGATGAAATTAAAAAAGCAGGACTACAAGAAGATATTTGGCAATACTTCACAGTACTTCCTGGTATCCGTTCAGTTGGTGTTATGGGGGATGGACGTACTTACGACTACACTATTGGTATCCGTGCTGTAACTTCAATTGATGGAATGACAGCTGACTTTGCAAAAATACCATGGGATGTATTAAGTAAGATTTCTACAAGAATTGTAGATGAATGCGATCATATTAACCGTGTAGTTTACGATATTACCAGTAAGCCACCTTCCACAATTGAGTGGGAATAATAGAATATATAAATAAAGCTCGCAATTAGATTTGCGAGCTTTTAGTTTTTAAAATATGCTATAATTTAAGTAAAGAAAAAGGAGATCCGATGATCTCCTTGCAGCCCGCTTTAAGAGCGGTGGTCGACATTATAAAAAAACGTTGAAAACGACGCTCTATAACTCGCCAAAGTTATATAAGTAGAGCGGCGTTTTTATTTTTTGTGGTGGTCGATATAAGTTAGCAGAGCTAACACAAACGTACCAAACAAAAGCATTAAAGAAATACTTTCGTAAACCGACATGGTTGACCCCTTTCTGTAGTATATTGACCATAGGCCTCACCTCCGGGAGGAAAAACAACCGCCGCTCATAAAACTTTCTGCTATAAATATTATATCGAAAACTTGTTCGTAATAAATATGATCAAATTAAAAAGGCTCGCAATTTATTTTGCGGGCTTTTTGAGTAAATTATTCAGCTTTTTCTTTAATAAAGAAGTATGTAAATAGACAGTAAACAATAATACTGAAGTCTATGAAAAGTGCAGGATTAAAAAAGGGTATATACAAGCCATAAGGAAGTCTAGTAGTAATATAAAAAATACCCAGGACACAGAAAGCATAAATCCAACTGCCATAGACAAACAATCTGTGGAGCTTAATTGGCAAATGCTTTTTATGCTTAATCAAAATAGAAAGATAATTTCTTTGGAATAAATAAAAAGTAAATAAATATGAAGCACCACTAAAAATTATAAAAGTTATTCCCCAGGTAATAATAAATCCTATGCTGGAGCTTGAAAAATTACTGAACCAATTAATCATTGGTCCGATAATACTTAAAACGGCTAAAATACTAGCAAAGACTACGTATTTATCATTATTTTGGTGAAATAATTTAATTGTGAATTCTAATTTCTTTCTCTCTTCAGTCAAATCAAAGTGTTGCTTTTTGATTTGTTTGAACTCACGCATATTTAATAGACTATAAATAAAAAGTCCCAATGCAATGGCAATAGTAATAATAGCTGCTACGTAGCCACTGAGAGAAATTGTGAAAGTTAGAGGAGTTTCATAGTGACTGTCGTGGTCGAAGAAGATAGATAAGATACATGCAAAACATATCCACACAGGACTAAAAATAATTAAGGCAATAGCTAAAGCACGTAATTTGGAACTTTTCTGACTAGCAGTTAAATATTTTTTAACTAATTCATCAGATAAAACAGGTAATTTATCTTTATCATTAATATCTTCATTTTTAAGCTCAAATGAGGGCTCGCCGCTCTTTAATAGATAATCAGTTGTTACACCAAATAATTCTGATAAATTAACTATTTTTTCAATATCTGGAATTGATTGTTCACTTTCCCATTTTGAAACTGCTTGGCGACTAACGTTCATTTTTTCAGCTAAGCTTTCTTGAGAAAGATTATTCTTTTTCCGCAAGTCTGCGATTTTTTGACCTAATCTCATAATAGATCGTCCTTTCTGTTTTTATTGATCTTAATTTATAAAAAATCTTGGTTGCAGACAACCACTTTTTGATTGCTTAGCACGCAACTATTAGTTGCAGCCATCTATTTATAGGCTAAATGACGCCACATGTATCTACAAAATGATAAAATGTAATCACATAAAATGATTGGGAGGTAGTCTTATGGACTTTTTGAAAGGTAAAGAAAATAATAAAACAGCCAAAGTTTTTAAAGCAGGAAATTCAGAAGCAATTAGGTTAACTAAGCAAGATACTGCTATTTTTAAAGTTAAGCCTGGAGATCAGGTAATCAAAGAAGTCGCTCCAGATGGAATGTCAATTACATTTAAAAAAATGCCTGAAGTATCAGAGGATGTAAAGAAAGAAGTTAGTAAGATCTTAAATGAAGATGCAGATTTAATTCAAGCGTTAAAGGATTTATAAAATGGAATATAGATATTTATCTGCTAGCGATTTGATATATGTTAACAAAAGAGTTCTAGAATTTACCGGCGAAAAGCAAGAAGTTATTCAATACCCCGAAGGATTAAGTGTAATTATTGAACAGCCACAAATGGTTCTTTTTGGACATGAATTATATCCAAGTTTATGGTTAAAAGCTGCCTTTGTTTTGCAAAAAAGTACTAAAAAACATATTTTTACGGATGGAAATAAGAGAACAGCATATGTGGTAACGAAATTATTTTTAAAATTAAATGGATATAGTTTAAAAGTCTCAAAATCTCAAGGCATCGCGTTAATGCTAAGTGTAACTACGAGTGCAGATTCAGAAGAAATGATGCAAAAAGTAGCAATATTTTTGCAGAAAAATAGTGTAAGGATCAATAGGTAAGTTGTTTATAGTTTAAGCAGCATGATCAATTTGTATAAAGCTGTCTTTGTCCCAATTTATGACTTAGAAGTGCTGCGATTATTCCATAATGGGGAAATGTATGATCTATGATCCATTAGTAAAAATATGCTATAATCAAAATAAAGAAAAAGGAGATCTTCGGATCTCCTTTGCAGCCCGCTTTAAGAGCGGTGGTTTTAAACGTTAATTTTTGCGATGAACGCTACTCAATAACTGGCCAAAGTTATACATTGAGCGGCGTTTTTATTTTTTGTGGTGGTCGATATAAGTTAGCAAAGCTAACACAAACGTACCAAATAAAAGCATTAAAGAAATGCTTTCGTAAACCGACATGGTTGAACCCTTTCTGCAGTGTGTTGACCATAGGCCTCACCTCCGGGAGGAAAAACAACCGCCGCTCATAAAACTTGCTGTGAAGATAATTATAGCGAAAGTTTGTTTGTAAAAGAAGACGAACAAGATAAAAAGCTCGCAATAAAAATTTAAATAAAATATTAAAACTCCCAACAAAAATTGGGAGTTTTTTGCGTAATAAGGATTAGAAATAAATTTTTTAGTAGAAGAGGAAAAATCATGGAATATATTAAAAAATTATTTGCTGATCCAAAAATGTACAATGAAGTTGAGTTTGGTAAGAAGATTCGTGAAGAGAATGTATTACTAAAATTGATGCAAGAAATTCTTCCTGAAGAACATGTTGTATCAGCCGGATTTCGTTTTCCCGAAGATAAGGATAATCGAAATATTTTTGCTAAAACTGCTGATGGAGAAACTATAATGATTGGACTGCTTGTAGCTGATAAAGAAACTTGGCCGAGTGGTTTAAACTATCTTCAAAATATGTTGAAAGATGAAGTCTATCGTTTTATGAGAAATGAATTATTGCTTTGTAGAACTTATTTTATTTTGTTAACTCCAGTAGATCCATGGAAAAATGGAAGAGAAAAATACACTATTTCATTTCTAAATGAGCAATCAGAAGAATTGACTGAGATGCTTAAATCTAAGTTAGTTATTGTTTGTCCAGAGAATTAAGAGGTAATAGCTTTGCGCAATTTAGATATAGATAGGTAAAATAGAAAGGAGAAGATAATGATTTTACTGATGAGAAAAGGTGAGAGAATGTTATATCCATACATTGAATTGCCAGATGAAACGATTATTACACATTCGGAAATTTTAGAAAATAACTCCGTTTTGATTAATTTTGAACAGCCTTATGATGACGGATTTAGGGAAGCAAGAATTGAGTTGCCAAGTTATAAGTGGTTATATAATGACGGCTTTAGTAATGAACAAATAAAGTTCTTTGTTCAATTTGCACATAAAAATGCTGCTGTAATTTATAAATATGCTAGATTAGGTGGAATAGATAATGCCTAATATTTTTAGTACTTTAGGATATCATATATATTTTTAGTCAAATGAGAATGATGAACCTATTCATGTTCACGTATCTAAAGGAAGACCAAACGCTCATGCAACAAAGTTTGGCTTACTAAATCTGGAGGATGTGTGCTGGCTAGTAACGGAAGTAATCTTAGCAGTCATGATATTAATAAATTGATTGATGTTATTACGGCGCAATACGATTTGATTTGTGAAAGCTGGTTGAAATACTTTAATGCAAAACAAATTCAGTTTTATATATAACCAAATGGTTCTAAATCAAAACTATATTTTATAATTAATGCCAAAAAGCTCGCAATTAATTGCGAGCTTTTTACTATGCTTAGATTAATTATTACCATACTAATCCTATAAGCGAGAAGATGATTTCACTGACTAGTACTAACAAAACATTCGTTAAAATTCCTTTAAACGTAGTTTCTTTATGAGGATCCTTAACAAAGGTTCTAGTTGAACGATAGACTAGTGGAATGGTGAGTAAACCGCCTAAAGCAAGGGTAGGTAGATAGTGCAAGACAACGCTTAGAATTAAAAAAATATATGCTAAAACGTAATATATGCATAGAACAATCAAAGCATTCTTACGACCAATATAAAATGGGAGAGTTTTACGACCAATTTTAACGTCTTCTTCTACGTCACAAATATTGTTGGCTAGCATTACGTTGGCAATAACAAAGATCGCAGGGCAGGCAACAATGATTGCTTTAGCCCAGAAAAAACTATCAAAGGGATGGATGTTGTAAATATTGACGTAGATACCTAAAAGAGTGATGTTATAGCCCATTGTAATTCCAGAGGCGGGTTCGCCAAAAGGAGTTTTCAGAATTGGGTAAGGACCGCCTGAGTAGCAATAACCAATTAAGTAGCTAAAGAAACCGATTAAGAGAATTATCCAACCGACTTTAAAACTAAGTATGATGCCAATAGTCGCGGAAACAAGGGTTAATAGAATAATTACATTTCTAGCCCATTTTCGGGAGATGTTGAATTTTTCTAAAATATTATTGTAACTAGTAACATGATTTTTCTTATAGCGAAGATAATCAGTATATTGATTATGACCATTAACGGCTAAATGAAAAGAAATTACGGCTAGAAAAAGCCAAAGACAATAAGATAAATTGAAATGGTGATAATAGTAACTAGCCATTAATGAGCCAATAATATATGGCAAGGCTGAAATGATAATTGTCTGTATTTGAACAAGTGCGTTAAATTTTTGAATTATAGAGTATTTTTTCATAAGTAATTACCTTAAATAGTGATTACTTAAAATTATAGTCTAAACTTTGCTAAGTTGAAAAGAATGATAAAAATGGAAACTCAGTAAAATTATATACAAGTTTATTTTTATTAAGGCTTTTTAAACTGGCTTATGTCTACTCCTTCAAGTTGAAGTAGTTTAATCTTTTTATCAATACCACCACCATAACCGGTTAAATTGTGGTTAACGCCGACAACACGGTGGCAAGGAACAATAATGCAGATATGATTTCGACCAACAGCCCCACCAGTTGCTCTAATAGGTAAATGTTTTTTATCTTGTGCAGCTTTCATAGCGGTATCTTTATAAGTAGTAGTTGTCCCATAAGGGATTTTTAACAATGCTTGCCAAACTCTTTTCTGGAAATCAGTACCAGTAAGGTGCAATTGAGGAATAAAATTAGGCTCTTTTCCTTGAAAAAAAATATTTAACCATTTTTTAGCAGAAGATAGATATTTGTTTTCTCCTTCGGAATAGTTTTTTGCAAGAATATCTCCATAGTAACGATCAGTATCTAGCCATAGACCAACTAGACCTTGCTCGTCACTAGCGAGCAATATTTTTCCAATAGGTGAATTGTAGTAAGAAATAGTTTGCATGA is a window encoding:
- a CDS encoding beta-carotene 15,15'-monooxygenase, whose amino-acid sequence is MSNENYISYSATQDFLSARRRSSTLIASGVMLCIFSPIVLLILISLTRLDILTWSINFATGIGVIVLLTFIATAVALFIAGNRWLKVHENYEYEDCNLSNNVREKIIKENKVYENQHMIFKIIGITFCILSAIPLMSGALFVDALASSRLDDLMTGFSSATLLLVGIGVFFLVKTNIIHDSFNIILQLDDYTSEKKAGKKLIEKYATIYWMIISFIYLAYSFLSNNWNQSWIIWPLAGIAYGIFEAVMSLKKKKAVSE
- the guaA gene encoding glutamine-hydrolyzing GMP synthase produces the protein MAKTNLNDFDKIIVLDFGSQYNQLITRRIRDFGIYSELLPHDLSIEKIKKMAPKGIIFSGGPNSVYDEGALKVDPEIFKLGIPILGICYGMQLMSYDLGGNVEKADNSEYGRADIEVTDPNAVLFEGLPKEQYVWMSHGDLVTKAPEGFKVTAKSKNCPISAIANDEKKFYGIQFHAEVRNSEYGLDILKNFAFNVCDAKANWTMDDFIDMQVDEIREKVGDKKVILGLSGGVDSSVTATLLHKAIGDQLTAIFVDHGMLRKDEGDQVMQALNKDLGVNIIRVNAQKRFLGKLKGVTDPEQKRKIIGKEFIEVFNEEAKKLKDVDFLAQGTLYTDVIESGTNTAQTIKSHHNVGGLPKDMHFELIEPLRKLFKDEVRELGEKLGIPHDLVWRQPFPGPGLGIRVLGEVTEDKLKIVRESDAILRDEIKKAGLQEDIWQYFTVLPGIRSVGVMGDGRTYDYTIGIRAVTSIDGMTADFAKIPWDVLSKISTRIVDECDHINRVVYDITSKPPSTIEWE
- a CDS encoding putative holin-like toxin, encoding MSVYESISLMLLFGTFVLALLTYIDHHKK
- a CDS encoding helix-turn-helix domain-containing protein, with translation MRLGQKIADLRKKNNLSQESLAEKMNVSRQAVSKWESEQSIPDIEKIVNLSELFGVTTDYLLKSGEPSFELKNEDINDKDKLPVLSDELVKKYLTASQKSSKLRALAIALIIFSPVWICFACILSIFFDHDSHYETPLTFTISLSGYVAAIITIAIALGLFIYSLLNMREFKQIKKQHFDLTEERKKLEFTIKLFHQNNDKYVVFASILAVLSIIGPMINWFSNFSSSSIGFIITWGITFIIFSGASYLFTFYLFQRNYLSILIKHKKHLPIKLHRLFVYGSWIYAFCVLGIFYITTRLPYGLYIPFFNPALFIDFSIIVYCLFTYFFIKEKAE
- a CDS encoding type II toxin-antitoxin system death-on-curing family toxin, which gives rise to MEYRYLSASDLIYVNKRVLEFTGEKQEVIQYPEGLSVIIEQPQMVLFGHELYPSLWLKAAFVLQKSTKKHIFTDGNKRTAYVVTKLFLKLNGYSLKVSKSQGIALMLSVTTSADSEEMMQKVAIFLQKNSVRINR
- a CDS encoding putative holin-like toxin, encoding MSVYESISLMLLFGTFVLALLTYIDHHKK
- a CDS encoding prenyltransferase, which gives rise to MKKYSIIQKFNALVQIQTIIISALPYIIGSLMASYYYHHFNLSYCLWLFLAVISFHLAVNGHNQYTDYLRYKKNHVTSYNNILEKFNISRKWARNVIILLTLVSATIGIILSFKVGWIILLIGFFSYLIGYCYSGGPYPILKTPFGEPASGITMGYNITLLGIYVNIYNIHPFDSFFWAKAIIVACPAIFVIANVMLANNICDVEEDVKIGRKTLPFYIGRKNALIVLCIYYVLAYIFLILSVVLHYLPTLALGGLLTIPLVYRSTRTFVKDPHKETTFKGILTNVLLVLVSEIIFSLIGLVW
- a CDS encoding methylated-DNA--[protein]-cysteine S-methyltransferase, whose protein sequence is MQTISYYNSPIGKILLASDEQGLVGLWLDTDRYYGDILAKNYSEGENKYLSSAKKWLNIFFQGKEPNFIPQLHLTGTDFQKRVWQALLKIPYGTTTTYKDTAMKAAQDKKHLPIRATGGAVGRNHICIIVPCHRVVGVNHNLTGYGGGIDKKIKLLQLEGVDISQFKKP